A segment of the Fusobacterium ulcerans genome:
AGATGTTCATTTAGGACATATAAACGGAAATGCTTCATTAATAAAGATGATAGACAAAGTAAATTCTCTGAAACCAGATGTTGTTCTTATAGCTGGAGATCTTATAGATATGTATTTAGAACCTGTTTTAGAAAGAAATATGTTAGATGAATTAAAAAATATAAAAAGCACTTATGGATCTTATTTCACTCTTGGAAATCATGATATATATGGAAGTAAAGCTGACATGCTTACAGAAATACTTAGGAATAATGCTGTAACTATCGTATTGAGAGATGAAAAAATGCTTGTTAATAATGAAATATATATAGCTGGAAGAGATAATTTTTCTAAAAAGCCTATAAGTGAGATATTAAATGGAAAAGAGGATAAACCTGTTATTCTTATCCAACATACACCTGATACAATAGATGAAGCAGTGGAGAATAAAACTTTTCTGCAAGTTTCGGGACATACTCACAAAGGACAGATGTTTCCAGGGAGATTATTTACTAAAAAAATGTTTAAAGTTGATTATGGACATGAAAAGATAGAAGATACTAATATAATAGTTTCTTCTGGATATGGAACTTGGGGGCCTCCTATTCGTATAGGAAGTCAGTCAGAAATAGTTTTAAT
Coding sequences within it:
- a CDS encoding metallophosphoesterase, giving the protein MSYFFLALSTTLFILNFFVMWKTVKYVFPSDKKIFFIILFLILIVLLYGYQFFNSYFVSNFSYGSNRILSYIVYYYLAFVIYGSMVYFIVSIIEMIFRYKLNLNLYKPGFIIIFIILAIGTFYKHNTLLTEYEIDSGGKISAPLNIVLVSDVHLGHINGNASLIKMIDKVNSLKPDVVLIAGDLIDMYLEPVLERNMLDELKNIKSTYGSYFTLGNHDIYGSKADMLTEILRNNAVTIVLRDEKMLVNNEIYIAGRDNFSKKPISEILNGKEDKPVILIQHTPDTIDEAVENKTFLQVSGHTHKGQMFPGRLFTKKMFKVDYGHEKIEDTNIIVSSGYGTWGPPIRIGSQSEIVLIKIR